One genomic segment of Bacteroidota bacterium includes these proteins:
- a CDS encoding T9SS type A sorting domain-containing protein, giving the protein MKKFYLSTVIILCFSVSLFATVHIINVEDDIFSPDNLTVMVGDTVRWTWDVSAGFHTTTSTDIPAGAAEWDELIDIEHKNYDYIVTVPGVYDYICIFHEAVGMIASFTATGSTEISNTVSDFNFYLNNTVSGTLHISFEMQFNDNVEISLLNLYGSDVIALKSEKLNEGFYNFSFPMGDLATGMYLLLFNTSDASIVRKLVVQ; this is encoded by the coding sequence ATGAAAAAATTTTACCTAAGCACAGTTATTATATTATGCTTTTCTGTTTCGCTTTTTGCAACAGTACATATCATTAATGTGGAAGATGATATATTTTCCCCTGATAACTTAACCGTAATGGTTGGCGATACAGTTAGGTGGACCTGGGATGTTAGTGCAGGATTCCATACAACCACTTCTACTGATATTCCGGCAGGTGCAGCAGAATGGGATGAGTTAATTGATATAGAACATAAGAATTATGATTATATAGTTACAGTGCCCGGCGTTTATGACTATATATGCATCTTTCATGAAGCTGTGGGAATGATTGCCAGCTTTACTGCAACAGGTTCAACAGAAATTTCCAATACTGTTTCAGATTTTAATTTTTATTTAAATAATACTGTTTCTGGAACATTACATATTTCTTTTGAAATGCAATTCAATGACAATGTTGAAATTTCACTTCTTAACTTATACGGATCTGATGTAATCGCATTAAAATCTGAAAAATTAAATGAAGGGTTTTATAATTTCTCTTTTCCAATGGGTGACTTAGCCACCGGAATGTATTTACTCTTGTTCAATACAAGTGATGCCAGTATTGTAAGGAAATTAGTTGTTCAATAA
- a CDS encoding alpha-amylase: protein MRNKIQIILLTIAAFLFFISCDKETKEMIADSGPQQYGIAFSNIPETQRIVMYEVNIRAFSANGNLQDVISRLDSIKNLGINVIWLMPVYPVGEINSVNSPYCIKNYMKVNAEFGSLDDLRELTDEAHIRNMAVVLDWVANHTAWDNPWIDNTDWYSQVDGEIISPPGTGWNDVADLNFDNMEMRKEMIASMQYWVLEANIDGFRCDAADYVPYDFWKQAIDSLKCIKNRKLILLAEGSRTDHFDAGFQMNYGWSFYGKLKDVFVNGTSASGIYTTHLSEYIGLPAGAERLRFTTNHDESAWDATPIEIFNGADGAMAASIIAVCLGGIPLIYGSQEVGTSGTVAFFYNDPINWNTHPEMLQFYNALMQFYNSSDPLVIGGITNYTFTDAVCFKKKIGEEEVVVIVNVRNANTEITLPSDLQYTNWKDAFTNEDLTLTETLSLNNYGFKILYH from the coding sequence ATGCGCAATAAAATTCAAATTATACTTCTGACAATTGCAGCTTTCTTGTTCTTTATTTCTTGTGATAAAGAAACCAAGGAAATGATTGCGGATTCCGGCCCTCAACAATATGGCATCGCATTTTCAAATATTCCGGAAACACAGCGTATAGTAATGTATGAAGTAAACATACGGGCATTTAGTGCGAATGGTAATTTGCAGGATGTAATCAGTAGATTGGATTCTATAAAAAATTTGGGTATCAATGTTATTTGGTTAATGCCTGTTTATCCTGTTGGTGAAATAAATTCTGTAAACTCTCCCTATTGCATAAAGAATTATATGAAAGTAAATGCTGAATTCGGAAGTTTGGATGACCTGAGAGAATTAACGGATGAGGCACATATTAGAAACATGGCAGTGGTGTTAGACTGGGTTGCGAATCATACCGCATGGGATAACCCTTGGATTGATAATACTGATTGGTATTCGCAAGTTGATGGCGAAATTATTTCTCCGCCAGGAACTGGTTGGAATGATGTGGCGGATTTAAATTTTGATAATATGGAGATGCGTAAGGAAATGATTGCTTCAATGCAATATTGGGTTTTGGAAGCAAACATTGATGGATTTCGATGTGATGCTGCCGATTATGTGCCTTATGATTTTTGGAAACAAGCAATTGACTCATTGAAATGTATAAAAAATAGAAAACTTATTTTACTTGCCGAAGGAAGCAGAACAGATCATTTTGATGCGGGTTTTCAAATGAATTACGGCTGGAGTTTTTATGGAAAATTGAAGGATGTTTTTGTGAATGGAACTTCTGCAAGTGGAATTTATACTACTCATCTTTCAGAGTATATAGGGCTGCCTGCTGGAGCAGAAAGATTGCGCTTTACAACTAATCATGATGAGTCCGCATGGGATGCAACACCTATTGAAATATTTAATGGTGCCGACGGTGCAATGGCTGCCTCAATTATTGCCGTTTGCCTTGGTGGAATACCTCTTATTTATGGAAGTCAGGAGGTGGGAACATCGGGTACAGTTGCATTTTTTTATAACGATCCTATTAATTGGAATACACATCCTGAAATGTTGCAATTTTATAATGCACTGATGCAATTTTATAATTCTTCTGATCCATTAGTTATTGGTGGAATTACAAATTATACATTTACCGATGCTGTTTGTTTTAAAAAGAAAATAGGAGAGGAAGAAGTAGTAGTAATTGTAAATGTGAGAAATGCAAATACAGAAATAACTCTGCCTTCTGATTTACAATATACAAATTGGAAAGATGCATTTACGAATGAAGATTTAACACTAACTGAAACACTAAGTTTGAACAATTATGGATTTAAAATATTATATCATTAA
- a CDS encoding DUF308 domain-containing protein has protein sequence MRTLFKNWWTILIEGILLIILSVIIFNNPNTVLTTLAVWLGLIILVGGITGIISFLLTSKASRQNSFLITSLIIAIIGGAMIANSSTTERVITIMFGITVAALGAGVISDSWNAKGKWNNWWITFILGIVALIVGVSSIFQTTSGAQTISLLMGISVLSSGLGMIIIAFVKRNVELVIKKALKK, from the coding sequence ATGAGAACCCTATTTAAAAATTGGTGGACTATTCTGATTGAAGGCATTTTATTAATTATTTTAAGTGTTATCATTTTCAATAATCCAAATACCGTATTAACCACACTTGCTGTTTGGCTAGGCCTTATTATTTTAGTGGGAGGAATTACAGGTATAATTTCTTTTTTACTTACCTCTAAAGCTAGCCGTCAAAATTCGTTTTTGATTACGAGTTTAATTATTGCAATTATCGGTGGAGCTATGATTGCAAATAGCAGTACCACCGAACGTGTTATTACTATTATGTTTGGCATTACAGTAGCGGCACTTGGAGCCGGAGTTATTAGTGATTCATGGAATGCAAAAGGGAAATGGAATAATTGGTGGATCACTTTTATTCTGGGAATAGTCGCATTAATAGTTGGTGTAAGCAGCATTTTCCAAACAACCTCAGGAGCGCAAACCATTTCTTTATTAATGGGAATTTCTGTATTGAGTTCCGGCTTGGGAATGATCATCATTGCATTTGTAAAACGCAATGTAGAACTTGTAATAAAAAAAGCATTAAAAAAATAG
- a CDS encoding T9SS type A sorting domain-containing protein, with product MKKQLLLSTLMIACSFITLHAQIDGDNVFLQGQYVEVGISGCGVYGTIGTPPDGPYGPYHPNVDYYGLGYVADSDKDGWDIGDPLYCGDYFTPGSPEEGWAIQYGDSVYQNHYVPCTGYDYGWGTGVADIDGSITSYEDLGEIRQAVWEGALDDGYLNVSLKQTTTVFDTSLFFLTEFEICNNGATDLNDFYFTHNVDPDQDQPFSGDFTTTNTIINNPPTSDTAMVEAIGSVYGCYFAMATVHPDARATFGSFFLAPNTPEQVWNGDSIGYGGWGYDSYALEGSLYCDCAVQLSFKLNIPAGECESFSFARMFGEEAKAEALEITAHGLTTYSISANENDITDNGAYQVCNDGIVDFEINTYADYTWTWEPATYLSATSGSSVICTPDADITYTITGISASDTITDVINVNVLEPLVISSTSTGSTGIEANGTASVEIISGGVEPFTFLWSNGETTSTIEGLNSGTYTVTVTDAAGCSSVQSVTVGVLNSIAQLENSEAFSINPNPATDAIQLNLHAGIYGAQVEIYNMNGELVYANIAETNMIINTSNFSKGMYLMKLITTEKVFVQNIIITR from the coding sequence ATGAAAAAACAATTACTCCTCTCCACTCTCATGATTGCTTGTTCATTTATCACATTACACGCACAAATTGATGGCGATAATGTATTCTTGCAAGGGCAATATGTAGAAGTAGGAATTTCCGGTTGTGGTGTCTATGGCACCATCGGAACTCCACCTGATGGCCCTTATGGGCCGTATCATCCAAATGTTGACTATTACGGATTAGGTTATGTAGCCGACTCTGATAAAGATGGTTGGGATATTGGTGATCCACTGTATTGTGGTGATTATTTTACACCGGGTTCACCTGAAGAAGGTTGGGCTATTCAGTATGGCGACAGTGTTTATCAAAATCATTATGTACCATGTACTGGATATGATTATGGCTGGGGTACTGGTGTAGCAGATATTGATGGGTCAATTACAAGTTATGAAGATTTAGGTGAAATTCGTCAGGCTGTTTGGGAAGGCGCTTTAGATGATGGATATCTTAATGTGAGTTTAAAACAAACAACGACAGTTTTTGATACTTCACTTTTTTTCCTTACTGAATTTGAAATTTGTAATAACGGTGCTACAGATTTAAATGATTTTTATTTTACCCATAATGTAGATCCCGATCAAGATCAGCCATTCTCAGGAGATTTTACTACTACAAATACAATCATCAACAATCCACCAACTTCTGATACCGCAATGGTAGAAGCAATTGGATCTGTATATGGTTGTTATTTTGCAATGGCAACAGTGCATCCCGATGCAAGAGCAACTTTCGGTTCGTTTTTTCTTGCACCTAATACACCTGAACAAGTTTGGAATGGTGATTCCATAGGTTATGGTGGATGGGGTTATGATTCTTATGCATTGGAAGGGTCACTATATTGTGATTGTGCAGTACAACTTTCTTTTAAATTAAATATACCAGCAGGTGAGTGTGAAAGTTTTTCTTTTGCACGAATGTTTGGTGAAGAAGCAAAAGCAGAAGCATTGGAAATTACTGCGCATGGTTTAACTACTTATAGTATTTCTGCAAACGAAAATGATATTACTGACAATGGTGCCTATCAGGTTTGTAATGATGGTATAGTAGATTTTGAAATCAATACTTATGCAGATTATACCTGGACTTGGGAACCTGCTACATACCTTTCGGCTACTTCAGGTTCTTCTGTTATTTGTACTCCTGATGCGGATATCACTTACACCATTACAGGTATAAGTGCCTCTGATACAATTACAGATGTAATTAATGTAAATGTACTTGAGCCATTAGTTATTAGCAGTACATCTACCGGATCAACAGGTATAGAAGCAAATGGAACAGCTTCAGTTGAAATAATAAGTGGTGGTGTTGAACCATTTACTTTCTTATGGAGCAATGGAGAAACAACCTCAACTATTGAAGGATTAAATTCTGGAACATATACAGTAACAGTTACAGATGCTGCGGGTTGTTCTTCTGTTCAATCAGTTACAGTTGGTGTATTAAACAGCATTGCACAATTAGAAAACAGCGAAGCATTTAGTATTAATCCAAATCCTGCTACGGATGCAATTCAATTGAATTTACATGCAGGTATTTATGGTGCGCAAGTGGAAATTTATAATATGAATGGTGAGTTGGTATATGCAAATATTGCAGAAACAAATATGATTATTAATACAAGTAATTTTAGTAAAGGAATGTATTTGATGAAATTAATTACTACAGAAAAAGTATTTGTTCAGAATATTATTATTACGAGATAA
- a CDS encoding T9SS type A sorting domain-containing protein encodes MKKQLLLSTLMIACSFITLHAQIDGDNVFLQGQYVEVGISGCGVYGTIGTPPEGPYGPYHPNVDYYGLGYVADSDKDGWDVGDPLYCGDYFTPGTPEEGWAIQYGDSIYQNHFVPCDGYNWDGGYGFGPDIDGAIISYEDLGEIRQAVWEGVVDDGYINVALKQTTTVFDTSLFFLTEFEICNNGATDLNDFYFTHNVDPDQDQPFGFDFTTTNTIISNPPTSDTAMVEAIGSVFGCYFAMATVHPDARATFGSFFLAPNTPEQVWNGDSIGIDGWYYDAYNLEGTEYCDCAVQLSFKLNIPAGECESFSFARMFGEEAKAEALQITAHGLTTYSISANETDITDNGAYQVCNDGTVDFEINTYADYTWTWEPATYLSAISGASVICTPGSDITYTITGVNASDTITDVINVNVLEALIISSTSTGSTGIESNGTASVEVVSGGVSPFTYLWSNGETTATIEGLNSGTYTVTVTDASGCSSVQSVTVGVLNSIAQLENSEAFSINPNPATDVIQLNLHAGIYGAQVEIYNLNGQLVFANIAETNMIINTSNFSKGMYLLKLITAEKVFVQNIIITR; translated from the coding sequence ATGAAAAAACAATTACTCCTCTCTACTCTCATGATTGCTTGTTCATTTATCACATTACACGCACAAATAGATGGTGATAATGTGTTCCTGCAAGGGCAATATGTAGAAGTAGGAATTTCCGGTTGTGGTGTCTATGGCACCATCGGAACCCCACCCGAAGGACCTTATGGGCCTTATCATCCAAATGTTGATTATTACGGTTTAGGTTATGTAGCCGATTCTGATAAAGACGGTTGGGATGTGGGTGATCCACTGTATTGTGGTGATTATTTTACTCCCGGTACTCCAGAAGAAGGTTGGGCTATTCAATACGGCGACAGTATTTATCAAAATCACTTTGTGCCTTGCGATGGATATAATTGGGATGGTGGATATGGCTTTGGACCCGACATTGATGGTGCTATTATAAGTTATGAAGATTTAGGTGAAATTCGTCAAGCTGTTTGGGAAGGTGTTGTAGATGATGGATATATAAATGTGGCTTTAAAACAAACAACAACAGTGTTTGATACTTCACTTTTTTTCCTCACTGAATTTGAAATTTGTAATAACGGTGCTACAGATTTAAATGATTTTTATTTTACACATAATGTAGATCCTGATCAAGATCAACCATTTGGTTTTGACTTCACTACAACCAATACAATTATAAGCAATCCACCAACTTCTGATACTGCGATGGTAGAAGCAATTGGATCTGTTTTCGGGTGTTATTTCGCAATGGCAACTGTGCATCCCGATGCAAGAGCAACTTTCGGTTCATTTTTTCTTGCACCTAATACACCGGAGCAAGTTTGGAATGGAGATTCCATAGGTATAGATGGATGGTATTATGATGCATATAATTTAGAAGGTACGGAGTATTGTGATTGTGCTGTGCAATTATCATTTAAATTAAATATACCAGCAGGTGAATGTGAAAGTTTTTCTTTTGCAAGAATGTTTGGTGAAGAAGCAAAAGCCGAAGCGTTACAAATTACCGCTCATGGGTTAACTACTTACAGTATTTCTGCAAACGAAACTGATATTACAGACAATGGCGCTTATCAGGTTTGTAATGATGGAACAGTAGATTTTGAAATAAATACTTATGCAGATTATACATGGACATGGGAACCTGCAACATATCTTTCAGCAATTTCAGGTGCTTCTGTTATTTGCACTCCCGGTTCTGATATTACTTACACAATTACTGGTGTAAATGCATCTGATACAATTACAGATGTGATAAATGTAAATGTGCTTGAGGCATTAATTATTAGCAGTACTTCTACCGGATCAACAGGTATAGAATCAAATGGAACTGCATCCGTTGAAGTTGTTAGTGGTGGTGTTTCACCTTTTACTTACTTATGGAGCAATGGAGAAACAACTGCAACTATTGAAGGATTAAATTCCGGAACATATACAGTAACAGTTACAGATGCTTCGGGTTGTTCTTCAGTGCAATCGGTTACAGTTGGTGTATTAAACAGCATTGCACAATTAGAAAACAGCGAAGCATTTAGTATTAATCCAAATCCTGCAACAGATGTAATTCAATTGAATTTACATGCAGGCATTTATGGGGCTCAAGTTGAGATTTATAATTTGAATGGTCAATTAGTATTTGCAAATATTGCAGAAACAAATATGATTATTAATACAAGTAATTTTAGTAAAGGAATGTATTTACTAAAATTAATTACCGCAGAAAAAGTGTTTGTTCAGAATATTATTATTACGAGATAA
- a CDS encoding family 20 glycosylhydrolase — protein sequence MSFKYFIATLFFLNVVATIAEAQQQIIPTPVTINAGKEYFSITPTTYILANDFSAFMDASAFREILYAHFNIPIKTAIKPLPSLSTIEVSYDSTLTIPESGYILDIAKDKITITGKNNGGVFYGLMSLLQLIPVQDKYPYNIPSQHIEDYPAFQWRGMHLDVVRHFFSVDEIKTYLDILAIYKINVFHWHLTDDQGWRIEIKQYPKLTEIGAWRNGTMTGHYSEQTYDSISYGGFYTQVEIKEIIKYAAQRNITIVPEIEMPGHVLALLASYPELSCTGNKFEVAKGWGVFDDILCPYDTTFTFLENVLDEVMALFPSEYIHIGGDEAPKMRWKESAFCQQLIQEKNLGDEAGLQSYFIQRIEEYVNSKGRKIIGWDEILEGGLAPNAAVMSWRGEEGGIDAAKQNHEVVMCPVGYCYFDYYQSDIANEPLAIGGYLPIEKVYAFNPIPTALHTDERKFILGGQANIWTEYIPDFKQVEYMLLPRLCALSEIVWSNPQQKDFDVFGKKVMTHFAMYDKAKINYSKAMLDVRADIFPDYSNHGVNVILRSMDSTAKVLYTIDNSDPAKTTNTYKQVISVDSNTTLRAISFSNNIYGPTLFKEFIFSKITASKITLTTPANDKYNVHGEFTLCDGLRGKHPWRGSEWLGFWGDDLEAVIDPGRNITISKVSAGVLQDEGSWIYYPSSMEVYTSSDGINYEFKGFISADKIKQSNGNISVEFNTITTRYLKIILKNAGTIPEGLPGAGFKAWLFVDELLAY from the coding sequence ATGAGTTTTAAATATTTTATTGCAACATTATTTTTCTTAAATGTTGTTGCAACAATTGCAGAAGCACAACAACAAATTATTCCAACTCCGGTAACAATCAATGCGGGCAAGGAATACTTTAGCATTACGCCCACTACTTATATTTTGGCAAATGATTTTAGTGCATTTATGGATGCTTCTGCATTCAGAGAAATATTATATGCACATTTTAATATTCCGATTAAAACTGCAATAAAACCGTTGCCTTCATTAAGTACTATCGAAGTGAGTTATGACAGCACTCTGACTATACCTGAGTCAGGATATATTCTTGATATCGCTAAGGATAAAATAACAATAACAGGAAAAAATAATGGAGGAGTATTTTATGGATTGATGAGTTTATTGCAATTAATTCCTGTTCAGGATAAATATCCTTATAATATTCCTTCGCAACATATAGAAGATTATCCTGCTTTTCAATGGCGTGGAATGCATCTGGATGTTGTGCGCCATTTTTTTTCTGTGGATGAAATAAAAACATATCTTGATATTCTCGCCATCTATAAAATAAATGTTTTTCATTGGCACTTAACAGATGATCAGGGTTGGAGAATTGAAATAAAACAATATCCAAAACTTACTGAAATTGGTGCATGGAGAAATGGTACAATGACCGGTCATTATAGCGAACAAACATATGATTCAATTTCTTATGGCGGATTTTATACGCAAGTAGAAATTAAAGAAATAATTAAGTATGCAGCACAACGAAATATCACTATCGTACCTGAAATAGAAATGCCCGGGCATGTATTGGCACTGTTAGCTTCTTATCCGGAATTATCATGTACCGGAAATAAATTTGAAGTGGCAAAAGGCTGGGGAGTGTTTGATGATATTCTTTGTCCGTATGATACCACTTTTACTTTTCTTGAAAATGTATTGGATGAAGTGATGGCATTATTTCCTTCAGAATATATTCATATTGGTGGTGATGAAGCACCCAAAATGCGATGGAAAGAAAGTGCATTTTGTCAGCAATTAATTCAGGAAAAAAATCTTGGTGATGAAGCAGGTTTACAGAGTTATTTTATTCAGCGCATTGAAGAATATGTAAATAGTAAAGGCAGAAAAATTATTGGCTGGGATGAAATTCTCGAAGGGGGTCTAGCACCGAATGCAGCAGTAATGAGTTGGCGGGGTGAAGAAGGTGGAATTGATGCTGCAAAACAAAATCATGAAGTAGTGATGTGCCCAGTTGGCTATTGTTATTTCGATTATTATCAAAGTGATATTGCAAATGAACCATTGGCAATTGGCGGTTATTTGCCCATTGAAAAAGTGTATGCTTTTAATCCGATACCTACTGCATTGCACACAGATGAACGCAAATTTATTTTAGGTGGACAAGCAAACATCTGGACAGAATATATTCCGGATTTTAAACAAGTTGAATATATGTTGTTACCTCGTTTATGCGCATTATCAGAAATAGTATGGAGCAATCCGCAGCAAAAAGATTTTGATGTGTTTGGAAAAAAAGTGATGACGCATTTTGCAATGTATGATAAAGCAAAAATTAATTATTCCAAAGCTATGTTGGATGTGCGTGCAGATATATTTCCTGATTACAGTAATCATGGTGTGAATGTAATTTTAAGAAGTATGGATTCCACAGCAAAGGTTTTATATACCATAGATAATTCTGATCCTGCAAAAACAACAAATACTTATAAGCAAGTAATTTCTGTTGACTCAAATACTACCTTGCGAGCAATTAGTTTTTCAAATAATATCTATGGACCTACATTATTTAAAGAATTTATTTTCTCAAAAATCACTGCTTCAAAAATCACTTTAACAACTCCTGCGAATGATAAATATAATGTGCATGGTGAATTTACTTTATGCGATGGATTGCGTGGCAAACATCCTTGGAGGGGAAGTGAATGGTTAGGGTTTTGGGGTGATGATTTGGAAGCAGTTATTGATCCGGGTCGTAACATTACAATTAGTAAAGTATCAGCGGGTGTGTTGCAAGATGAAGGCAGTTGGATTTATTATCCTTCTTCAATGGAAGTCTATACATCTTCAGATGGAATTAACTATGAATTTAAAGGATTTATCAGTGCAGATAAAATAAAACAATCTAATGGAAATATTTCTGTTGAGTTTAATACAATTACAACACGTTATTTAAAAATTATTTTAAAAAATGCAGGCACTATTCCGGAAGGATTACCCGGTGCAGGATTTAAAGCATGGTTGTTTGTAGATGAATTATTAGCGTATTAA
- a CDS encoding gliding motility-associated C-terminal domain-containing protein produces MYKYLLLIVFLYCGFVKAQINLVPNPGFENYALCPVAYSGVEYNTNTFVENWIRPTGGSSDYFNECATLASYVDIPANYFMNYQPARTGVAYAGGYAFYQSFHYREYIQVELIEPMIAEECYYVEYYTAPAETVDGFLGSVATDRIGLYISVERPLGGGELDYETLELEPQIFNPLGSFITDTLGWTKVSGVYIAEGGEEWITIGNFFNDGETEYIEFVGSVANAYSYYVYDDFLVTPLTAINVLHDSILCAGETLTLTMYEGGISYLWNTGDTSASISVNETGNYSVIAEYSCGVFYDSAYVVFNIDSNYTSEDYQEICYTELPYIIEGSPIYTVYIWDTGDTTQNITITSEGTYILHAYGGCSSFTDTFTISVFEFVPDAIGLDDTLLICEVNGNAELNGPDGFDNYSWNSGETTQSITVNSDGNYTLTYSKDCDTYSHTFTVISDPYLLTEFNLLEEILLCTLLEPFVILDAGAVLPNYYWNTGETMQTIQVNTPGIYTVSSTTLCTEKTASINVISCEVMTVPNAFSPNDDGINDWFTVLCEPCSDFISLSIYDRWGNLLFETHDYTLGWNGKHNYNDSEMGSYTYLLRYAEDGIEKVKSGSFTLVR; encoded by the coding sequence ATGTACAAATATTTACTCCTCATTGTGTTTTTATATTGTGGGTTTGTCAAGGCTCAAATAAATCTTGTACCTAATCCGGGTTTTGAAAATTATGCACTTTGTCCGGTTGCATATTCAGGTGTTGAATACAATACAAATACGTTTGTTGAAAATTGGATACGACCTACCGGAGGAAGTTCTGATTATTTCAATGAGTGCGCAACTCTTGCATCCTATGTTGATATTCCTGCAAATTACTTTATGAACTATCAACCTGCCCGAACGGGGGTTGCCTATGCAGGAGGATATGCATTTTACCAATCATTTCATTATCGTGAATATATTCAGGTAGAACTCATTGAACCGATGATTGCAGAGGAATGCTATTATGTAGAATACTATACTGCTCCTGCTGAAACTGTGGACGGATTTTTAGGAAGTGTTGCAACAGATAGAATTGGATTGTATATATCAGTAGAACGACCATTGGGTGGTGGTGAACTTGATTATGAAACATTGGAATTAGAGCCGCAAATTTTTAATCCTCTTGGCTCTTTTATTACAGATACTCTAGGATGGACAAAAGTGTCCGGTGTATATATTGCTGAAGGTGGTGAAGAGTGGATTACTATTGGCAATTTTTTTAATGATGGTGAAACAGAATATATAGAATTTGTTGGTTCCGTTGCAAACGCTTATTCCTATTATGTATATGATGATTTTTTAGTAACACCTCTTACCGCAATTAATGTATTACATGATTCCATTTTGTGCGCAGGCGAAACACTTACATTAACTATGTATGAAGGTGGTATTTCTTACTTGTGGAATACAGGCGATACTTCTGCTTCCATTTCGGTAAATGAAACAGGAAATTATAGTGTTATTGCCGAATATTCTTGTGGTGTATTTTATGATTCAGCCTATGTTGTTTTTAATATTGATTCAAATTATACCTCGGAGGATTATCAGGAAATTTGTTATACTGAATTGCCATACATTATCGAAGGCTCACCTATATATACAGTATATATTTGGGATACGGGAGATACAACACAAAATATTACGATTACAAGTGAAGGGACTTATATATTACATGCGTATGGTGGTTGCAGTTCTTTCACCGATACTTTTACAATTTCTGTTTTTGAATTTGTTCCAGATGCAATTGGATTAGATGATACACTTTTAATTTGTGAAGTAAACGGCAATGCTGAATTAAATGGACCCGATGGTTTTGATAATTATAGTTGGAATAGCGGAGAAACAACACAGTCAATTACGGTGAATTCAGATGGAAATTATACATTAACGTATTCAAAAGATTGCGATACATACTCACATACTTTTACTGTTATTTCAGATCCGTATTTATTGACAGAATTTAATTTACTAGAGGAAATTTTATTGTGCACTTTACTTGAGCCTTTTGTAATTTTAGATGCAGGTGCAGTGTTACCAAATTATTACTGGAATACCGGTGAAACAATGCAAACAATTCAAGTAAATACACCCGGAATTTATACTGTGAGTTCAACTACTTTATGTACTGAGAAAACTGCTTCAATAAATGTTATTTCTTGTGAAGTGATGACAGTGCCAAATGCATTCTCTCCAAATGATGATGGCATTAATGATTGGTTTACTGTGTTATGCGAACCCTGCTCAGATTTTATTTCATTATCTATTTACGACAGATGGGGAAATTTGCTTTTTGAAACGCATGATTATACATTAGGCTGGAATGGAAAACATAATTACAATGATTCTGAAATGGGAAGCTATACTTATTTGTTGCGCTATGCAGAAGATGGAATTGAGAAAGTGAAATCAGGAAGTTTTACTTTGGTGAGATAA